A single genomic interval of Mucilaginibacter robiniae harbors:
- a CDS encoding sigma-70 family RNA polymerase sigma factor produces the protein MKLNIDSSGPLSQNDVLVIRALYYRYSSWLLGYLVEVVKDYKLAEDYLVEIFKEVPLRLSDFTKTDMTPWLQLQQLARIKLSSFARSKRLFEKQADMHMAERIQLDRYISIMTTEQQLVFCGIYYFQQPTAMLASELNKSDEDVKRILKEAFTIIRHG, from the coding sequence GTGAAGTTAAATATTGATAGTTCCGGTCCTTTAAGCCAGAATGACGTTTTAGTAATTCGGGCATTATATTATCGTTATAGTAGTTGGCTGCTGGGGTATTTGGTTGAAGTAGTCAAAGATTACAAACTGGCCGAAGATTATTTGGTTGAAATATTCAAAGAAGTGCCTTTAAGGTTAAGTGATTTCACAAAAACCGATATGACCCCTTGGTTGCAGCTTCAGCAACTGGCCAGAATTAAGCTTAGCAGTTTTGCCCGTAGCAAACGCCTGTTTGAAAAGCAGGCAGATATGCATATGGCTGAACGTATACAGCTTGATCGATACATAAGCATCATGACCACCGAACAGCAGTTGGTGTTTTGTGGTATTTATTACTTTCAGCAGCCTACAGCCATGCTGGCTAGTGAACTGAACAAAAGTGACGAAGACGTAAAAAGAATCTTGAAGGAAGCTTTTACCATAATACGACATGGATAA
- a CDS encoding Mut7-C RNAse domain-containing protein, with product MLLNVAYFHAEGSLKDLLPANASTPYVYHFTGNPAIKDAIEAMGVPHTEVDVIQVNNKFVDFSYILQHYDHVNVYPHQSIFSNQHSIAGKPPVYNGFIADVHLGTMVRSLRLLGFDVWYDQQLNETQLADLAAEHNRIILTRSLHLLKHAKVHWGYWLRSQPTEAQVMEVLNRYEMIKQLIPFKRCTVCNGLLHQVSKNEVLNLLPPKTQLHFNAFWQCEQCQRVYWKGSHYERMAQWIEKIQAETQF from the coding sequence ATGTTGCTTAACGTAGCTTATTTTCATGCTGAAGGGAGTTTGAAAGATTTGCTACCAGCTAATGCTTCCACTCCTTACGTTTACCATTTTACAGGTAACCCAGCAATAAAAGATGCTATAGAAGCTATGGGGGTCCCGCATACCGAAGTAGACGTAATTCAGGTAAATAATAAATTTGTTGATTTTAGTTACATCTTGCAGCATTACGATCATGTGAATGTTTATCCGCATCAAAGCATATTTAGTAACCAACATTCCATTGCTGGTAAGCCACCTGTTTATAACGGTTTTATCGCTGATGTACATCTGGGTACAATGGTTCGAAGTTTGCGTTTGCTGGGCTTTGATGTATGGTATGACCAGCAATTAAATGAAACTCAACTGGCTGACCTTGCTGCCGAACACAACCGAATTATCTTGACTCGAAGCTTGCACCTGCTTAAACATGCTAAGGTGCATTGGGGCTATTGGTTACGTTCACAACCAACCGAAGCACAAGTAATGGAAGTGCTAAACCGTTATGAGATGATTAAGCAACTCATACCTTTCAAGCGCTGTACTGTATGCAACGGCTTGCTTCATCAGGTTAGCAAAAACGAGGTGCTAAATTTACTTCCACCTAAAACACAGCTACACTTTAATGCATTCTGGCAATGTGAACAATGCCAACGGGTTTACTGGAAAGGTTCGCATTATGAACGTATGGCTCAATGGATAGAAAAAATTCAGGCTGAAACCCAATTTTAA
- a CDS encoding S41 family peptidase, translating into MKKLLLSLMLLAGSSARLLAQDHLLWMQQPALSPDGKWIAFEYKGNIFKVASAGGTATPLTINSAYNGYPIWSHDSKTLAFASDRYGNFDVYTMPADGGTATRLTYSSDKDIPYDFSADNQKVYFGTDRHDIYTSVRFPGNAYFNKLYVVPVKGGRCFMVNSAGTEYVHFNKAGDKFIYQDRKGYEDPWRKHHTSAVTRDIWVYDMPKKTYTKLSTYVGEDREPVWGEGDAFYYLSERNGNQNLYRASLSDVNAITQLTTFAKDPVRNLSRSDNGTLAFTQCGELYTMKDGQQPQKVNIGLSADFNGDQVQNMPVRGDATEIAVSPNGKEVAFIYRGEIFVTSAEGNLTKRITNTPYQERMIQFSPDGRSLLYSVENAQSWDIYKTSIANRNEPYFFAATTLNTEPVVATNKDEFQGMYSPDGKKVAYLEERNVVKVIDLATKKAVTVIPEGINYSYADGDQYFTWSPDSHYLLAQSSEGAYSRSEVALMKADGNGQRINLTESGFNDRHPQWGMNGKMMYWMSDKEGMKNLARGAQTDIYAMFFDQAAWDRFQLSKEDLDIRKQEEKRDSMSRSATLTTPANAKTPAGVPAYAFQPNLKNLDNRTVRITLGAASIADNVMSKDGEKMYYLAKYDKGYDLWVVMPRTHEMKVLANLNAPGGGLELSNDGKALFVLAGSNIMKVNTDDGKITPVHINSTMDLDAAGERAYIFEHTWKQVPKKFFDPNLQGTDWNYYHTTYAKFLPHINNNYDFQVLLSEFLGELNGSHTGGRYSPVFPNADETGALGLLYDQTKGGNGLVVEDVITGGPFDVARTKMKKGYVIDKIDGVAITDDFDWAKLLNHKADKYTLISFHDPKTGTPYQENVKPVRPRFESSVLMYNRWTHLMEKMVDSLSHGEIGYVHVQSMNDPSFRVTFDKVLGRNYDKKALIVDTRFNGGGWLHDELTTFLGGKLYFQLRPQGHKTIGGESLNKWDKPSCVLMSEGNYSDAFMFPYAYKELGLGKLIGMPVAGTGTAVWWENQIDRTIVFGIPMVSSWGMGETHATENHQLEPDIKVQNNYNQVLNGEDQQLEAAVKEMLQQVKGQ; encoded by the coding sequence ATGAAGAAACTATTACTAAGCTTAATGTTGCTGGCAGGTTCATCGGCTCGGCTGTTGGCCCAGGACCATTTGTTATGGATGCAGCAGCCTGCATTATCACCTGATGGTAAATGGATTGCTTTTGAGTACAAAGGCAATATATTCAAAGTGGCCTCTGCAGGTGGTACAGCTACGCCGTTAACCATTAACAGCGCCTACAATGGCTATCCAATATGGAGCCATGATAGCAAAACGCTGGCCTTTGCTTCCGATCGTTATGGCAACTTTGATGTATATACCATGCCAGCTGATGGTGGTACGGCAACACGCCTTACTTACAGTTCAGATAAAGACATCCCTTATGATTTTTCGGCAGATAATCAGAAAGTATATTTCGGTACTGATCGTCATGATATTTACACTTCGGTACGTTTTCCGGGCAATGCTTACTTTAATAAGCTGTATGTAGTACCAGTAAAAGGCGGTCGGTGCTTTATGGTTAACTCGGCAGGTACCGAATACGTGCATTTTAACAAAGCCGGTGATAAGTTTATTTATCAAGATCGTAAAGGTTATGAAGACCCTTGGCGTAAACATCATACCTCGGCTGTTACGCGCGATATCTGGGTGTATGATATGCCCAAAAAGACCTACACTAAATTATCAACCTACGTAGGGGAAGACCGTGAACCGGTTTGGGGTGAAGGTGATGCTTTTTACTACCTGAGCGAACGTAATGGTAACCAAAACTTGTATCGTGCTTCTTTAAGTGATGTAAATGCCATTACTCAGCTTACTACTTTCGCTAAAGATCCGGTTCGTAACTTATCACGTTCAGATAATGGAACGCTGGCTTTTACCCAATGTGGCGAGTTATATACCATGAAAGATGGTCAGCAGCCACAAAAAGTAAACATTGGCTTGAGTGCTGATTTTAACGGCGATCAAGTACAGAACATGCCAGTTAGGGGAGATGCTACTGAAATTGCCGTATCACCTAATGGTAAAGAAGTAGCTTTTATATATCGTGGCGAAATATTTGTAACCTCGGCCGAAGGTAATTTAACCAAGCGAATTACTAATACGCCATACCAAGAGCGCATGATTCAGTTTAGTCCTGATGGTCGCAGCTTGTTGTATTCGGTAGAAAATGCGCAATCATGGGATATTTATAAAACAAGCATTGCTAACCGTAATGAGCCGTATTTCTTTGCGGCTACTACATTAAACACCGAGCCGGTAGTAGCTACTAATAAAGACGAGTTTCAAGGTATGTACTCGCCCGATGGTAAAAAAGTAGCTTACCTGGAAGAGCGTAATGTTGTTAAGGTAATTGACTTAGCCACGAAGAAAGCAGTAACGGTGATACCGGAAGGTATTAACTATTCTTATGCTGACGGTGATCAGTATTTTACCTGGTCGCCAGATAGCCACTATTTACTGGCACAATCCAGCGAAGGCGCTTACAGCCGTAGCGAAGTTGCTTTAATGAAAGCCGACGGTAATGGTCAACGCATCAACCTAACCGAAAGTGGTTTTAACGACCGTCATCCGCAATGGGGCATGAATGGTAAAATGATGTATTGGATGTCGGATAAAGAAGGTATGAAAAACCTGGCTCGGGGTGCACAAACAGATATTTACGCCATGTTTTTTGACCAGGCCGCCTGGGACAGGTTCCAACTAAGCAAAGAAGATCTGGATATTCGCAAACAGGAAGAAAAGCGCGACTCGATGAGTCGTTCAGCAACATTAACTACGCCAGCCAATGCCAAAACACCTGCCGGCGTACCTGCTTATGCATTTCAGCCTAACCTGAAAAATTTAGACAACCGTACCGTGCGCATCACCTTGGGGGCAGCTAGTATTGCCGATAATGTAATGTCTAAAGACGGTGAAAAAATGTACTACCTGGCTAAATATGACAAAGGTTATGATTTGTGGGTAGTAATGCCTCGTACGCACGAAATGAAAGTGTTGGCTAACTTGAATGCACCAGGTGGCGGCTTAGAGCTGAGCAATGATGGCAAAGCCTTGTTTGTATTGGCTGGCAGTAACATCATGAAAGTAAATACTGATGATGGTAAAATAACGCCGGTGCATATCAATAGTACCATGGATTTGGATGCTGCAGGCGAGCGGGCTTACATTTTTGAACATACCTGGAAACAAGTGCCTAAAAAGTTTTTTGACCCGAACCTGCAAGGTACTGATTGGAACTACTACCATACTACCTATGCTAAGTTCTTGCCGCACATCAATAATAACTATGATTTTCAGGTATTACTGAGCGAATTTTTGGGTGAGCTGAACGGTTCGCACACTGGTGGACGTTACTCGCCAGTGTTCCCGAATGCAGATGAAACTGGTGCCTTAGGCTTACTGTACGATCAAACCAAAGGTGGCAACGGCTTGGTGGTTGAGGATGTTATTACTGGCGGTCCGTTTGATGTGGCGCGCACCAAAATGAAAAAAGGTTACGTAATTGACAAAATTGATGGGGTAGCCATTACAGATGATTTTGATTGGGCCAAGCTGTTAAACCACAAAGCGGATAAATATACTTTGATCAGTTTTCATGATCCTAAAACAGGTACGCCATACCAGGAAAATGTGAAACCCGTACGCCCACGTTTTGAAAGCAGTGTGTTGATGTATAACCGCTGGACGCACCTGATGGAGAAAATGGTGGATAGCTTATCGCATGGTGAAATAGGCTATGTGCATGTGCAAAGCATGAACGACCCAAGCTTCCGGGTTACTTTTGATAAAGTGCTGGGCAGGAATTACGATAAAAAGGCGCTGATTGTAGATACTCGTTTTAATGGCGGGGGCTGGCTGCATGATGAACTAACTACCTTTTTAGGTGGTAAGTTGTACTTCCAACTGCGTCCGCAAGGGCATAAAACCATTGGTGGCGAATCTTTAAACAAATGGGATAAGCCGAGCTGCGTACTGATGAGCGAGGGTAACTACTCAGATGCCTTTATGTTCCCGTATGCTTATAAAGAGTTGGGTTTAGGTAAACTGATTGGTATGCCGGTGGCAGGTACAGGTACTGCGGTGTGGTGGGAAAACCAAATTGACCGTACTATTGTGTTTGGTATCCCAATGGTATCCTCATGGGGTATGGGCGAAACTCATGCTACCGAAAATCACCAGTTGGAACCAGATATTAAAGTACAGAACAATTACAACCAAGTACTTAACGGTGAAGACCAGCAACTGGAAGCCGCAGTTAAGGAAATGCTGCAACAGGTAAAAGGACAATAA
- a CDS encoding SPFH domain-containing protein, giving the protein MADLIFKLWWVLPVAVALIMYKSVLHVFFGMIIVPDDRIGLVIKKFTLYGDKRLPDGRIIATKGEAGMQAQPLAPGLYWRMWPWQYAVIMEPFTIIEQNKLGLVKARDGAPMDTGRVLGRPVECDKFQDAERFLENRGQKGPQAAFLTPGSYRINTFLFDVEKVPITQVQENKVGIVTTLDGEPLDKGEIAGGSVVGHRNYQDPMAFIHAGGKKGLQEDVILAGTYYLNPWFVLVEQVDMMHIPIGYVGVVNSFVGPEGTDTSGDNFKHGNIVKKGQKGVWDEPLDPGKHPVNIYTHGVEVVPTTNIVLNWANSRMEAHELDKNLSTISVRSFDGFTFNLDVSQIIHIPRNEAPKVIARFGKMKNLVSQVLEPTIANYFRNAAQKSDVIGFLTNRSQRQDDAKSHISQVLADYNVVGVDTLIGDIVPPEALMKTMTDRKLAEEERHTYEVQRSAQLERKEFESAKAGADMQPEIVKSTRQVEINTQMAAAKVASAKGDAESRTINARADAENRTINAHADAEAKTIIAKADATATEINGTADAGKIKAIGLAEAEVTKQKTEAMGTEQYAIVRVAEALASNGIKLVPEILVSGKDGGNNGLVDALIGTEMFKKLQKENEE; this is encoded by the coding sequence ATGGCTGATTTAATTTTTAAACTCTGGTGGGTGCTGCCTGTTGCTGTCGCCCTTATTATGTACAAATCTGTACTGCATGTATTTTTCGGTATGATTATCGTTCCTGACGATCGTATTGGCTTAGTGATTAAAAAATTCACCTTGTATGGTGATAAGCGCCTGCCCGATGGCCGTATTATAGCTACTAAAGGGGAAGCTGGTATGCAAGCACAACCTTTAGCACCGGGATTATACTGGCGCATGTGGCCTTGGCAATACGCTGTAATTATGGAACCTTTTACCATTATTGAGCAAAACAAACTTGGATTGGTAAAAGCCAGGGACGGCGCTCCTATGGATACTGGGCGTGTACTAGGTCGCCCTGTAGAGTGCGACAAATTTCAGGATGCTGAACGCTTTTTAGAAAACAGAGGACAGAAAGGCCCACAAGCGGCTTTTCTAACACCCGGTAGTTATCGTATCAACACGTTTTTATTTGATGTTGAAAAAGTACCAATTACGCAAGTACAGGAAAACAAAGTAGGTATTGTTACTACGTTGGATGGCGAACCACTAGATAAAGGCGAGATTGCTGGCGGCTCGGTAGTAGGGCACCGCAACTACCAGGACCCAATGGCTTTTATACATGCCGGTGGTAAAAAAGGCTTGCAGGAAGATGTGATACTGGCTGGTACCTACTACCTGAACCCTTGGTTTGTGTTGGTAGAGCAAGTGGATATGATGCACATTCCGATTGGTTATGTTGGCGTGGTAAACTCCTTTGTAGGTCCTGAAGGTACTGATACCAGTGGTGATAATTTTAAGCATGGTAACATTGTTAAGAAAGGCCAAAAAGGTGTATGGGATGAACCGCTTGATCCCGGTAAGCATCCGGTAAATATTTATACACATGGTGTAGAAGTGGTCCCGACCACTAACATTGTACTCAACTGGGCTAACAGCCGCATGGAGGCACACGAGCTGGATAAAAACTTGAGCACCATCAGTGTGCGATCATTTGATGGGTTCACTTTCAACCTGGATGTATCGCAGATCATCCACATTCCGCGTAATGAGGCGCCTAAAGTAATTGCTCGTTTTGGTAAGATGAAAAACCTAGTATCGCAAGTACTGGAGCCTACTATTGCCAACTACTTCCGTAATGCAGCACAAAAAAGCGATGTTATCGGCTTTCTGACCAACCGTTCGCAACGGCAGGATGATGCCAAAAGCCACATCAGCCAGGTATTGGCCGACTACAATGTGGTAGGCGTTGATACCTTGATTGGCGACATTGTGCCACCTGAAGCGCTGATGAAAACTATGACCGACCGTAAGCTGGCCGAAGAAGAGCGCCACACCTACGAAGTACAACGTAGCGCCCAACTGGAGCGTAAAGAATTTGAAAGCGCCAAAGCCGGTGCAGATATGCAACCCGAAATTGTAAAATCAACCCGTCAAGTTGAAATCAATACCCAGATGGCTGCTGCTAAAGTAGCTTCGGCAAAAGGTGATGCCGAATCGCGCACCATCAATGCAAGGGCTGATGCAGAAAACCGCACCATTAACGCCCATGCGGATGCAGAAGCTAAAACGATTATTGCCAAAGCAGATGCTACCGCTACTGAAATAAATGGTACTGCCGATGCCGGTAAAATTAAAGCCATAGGTTTGGCAGAAGCTGAAGTAACCAAACAAAAAACCGAAGCTATGGGTACCGAGCAGTATGCCATCGTTCGTGTAGCCGAAGCTTTAGCCAGCAACGGCATCAAGCTGGTACCCGAAATATTGGTTAGTGGCAAAGATGGTGGCAACAATGGATTAGTGGATGCATTAATTGGTACGGAAATGTTTAAAAAACTACAGAAAGAAAATGAAGAATAA
- a CDS encoding DUF2130 domain-containing protein, giving the protein MATEVKCPKCSHGFPIEEVMTEEYKKQLRLEVQQYKSKKEEEFKKKEEEFAARQRQQSEQFELRLAEEKRQMQQGMEQALRKSIEADLENKMRMLENSANESKEKLQQARSKELEFLQKEQNLKHREEELELITQRKLQEQRNELTDQIRKQENEKFAMRDTEYQFKVRELEKQLDDQKKLAEEMKRKAEQGSMQLQGEVQELILEELLRSYFPFDMVNEVGKGIRGADCIQTVRNSYGQECGRIIYESKRTKEFGGDWVEKLKKDMRQVGADIAVIVTQCYPKDMDCFGEKDGVWICSFEEVKPVSYILRDGVIKTSAIMRAQENKGDKMQLLYDYLMSNEFSEQWKALREGFTSMRMSIHKEREQMEKLWKVREKQLEKVLLSAAHIKGSIEGIAGSENIQLSLTDDEDVLMLG; this is encoded by the coding sequence ATGGCAACAGAAGTAAAGTGTCCAAAATGCAGTCATGGCTTCCCGATTGAAGAAGTAATGACCGAAGAGTATAAGAAGCAGTTGCGTTTGGAAGTGCAGCAGTATAAAAGCAAGAAGGAGGAAGAGTTCAAGAAAAAAGAGGAAGAGTTTGCCGCCAGGCAGCGTCAGCAGTCAGAACAATTTGAACTACGTTTAGCGGAAGAAAAGCGCCAAATGCAACAGGGCATGGAACAGGCTTTACGCAAATCTATTGAGGCTGATTTGGAAAATAAGATGCGGATGCTGGAAAACTCGGCCAATGAATCGAAAGAAAAACTGCAGCAGGCCCGTTCAAAGGAGTTGGAGTTTTTGCAAAAAGAGCAAAACTTAAAACATCGCGAGGAAGAACTGGAACTAATTACTCAGCGTAAGCTTCAGGAACAGCGTAACGAACTTACCGATCAAATTCGCAAGCAGGAAAACGAGAAGTTTGCTATGCGCGATACGGAGTACCAGTTCAAAGTACGCGAACTGGAAAAACAACTGGACGATCAGAAAAAGCTAGCCGAGGAAATGAAGCGTAAAGCCGAACAGGGTTCGATGCAGTTGCAAGGCGAGGTACAGGAACTGATTCTAGAAGAGTTGCTGCGTAGTTACTTCCCGTTTGATATGGTGAATGAAGTAGGCAAAGGCATACGCGGAGCCGATTGTATTCAAACCGTGCGCAACTCGTATGGGCAGGAGTGTGGACGAATTATTTATGAGAGCAAGCGTACTAAAGAATTTGGCGGCGATTGGGTAGAGAAGCTTAAGAAAGACATGCGCCAGGTAGGTGCTGATATTGCCGTTATTGTAACCCAGTGCTACCCTAAAGATATGGATTGTTTTGGCGAAAAGGATGGTGTTTGGATTTGCTCATTCGAAGAAGTAAAGCCAGTATCATACATCCTGCGCGATGGTGTAATAAAAACATCGGCCATTATGCGGGCTCAAGAAAACAAGGGCGATAAAATGCAGCTGCTGTATGATTACCTGATGAGTAATGAGTTTTCAGAACAGTGGAAAGCTTTGCGCGAGGGTTTTACGAGTATGCGTATGTCTATCCATAAGGAGCGTGAGCAAATGGAAAAATTATGGAAGGTGCGTGAAAAGCAATTGGAAAAAGTATTGCTTAGTGCAGCTCACATTAAAGGCTCTATTGAAGGTATTGCCGGTAGCGAAAACATTCAGCTCAGCTTAACGGATGATGAAGACGTATTGATGTTAGGATAA
- a CDS encoding TlpA disulfide reductase family protein, with translation MKKLILTALATVPALAFAQTGKFTVKGKLGSNITAPAKAYLQYRKDGQTIMDSAVVNKGTFEFTGATSTAPMQAYVLLNQAGNGMARVRDYQSIYLENGTINITSKDSLKNAEVTGTPTNMDNEAFSKANKPVQDIYTAMEAKQKAATPEQRNSAAFKAEMEAMDASADEQSNKIGLAFIKAHPKSIISLNQLRNLAYGEDYNAIAPLYNSLSPDLKNSESGKKFGEQLAGMKNVALGATATDFALADTSGKMVKLSSFRGKYLLVDLWASWCGPCRAENPHVVEAYNKYKTKNFTILGVSLDRPNAKDKWLAAIHKDGLAWTQVSDLKFWDSEVAHLYGVQAIPQNFLLDPNGKVIAKNLRGAKLDAKLAEIFSKGETAKAEE, from the coding sequence ATGAAAAAACTGATTTTGACCGCATTGGCCACTGTACCGGCTCTAGCCTTTGCACAAACCGGCAAGTTTACTGTTAAAGGTAAATTGGGTAGCAACATTACCGCACCGGCTAAAGCTTATTTACAATACCGTAAAGATGGACAAACCATCATGGATTCGGCAGTAGTAAATAAGGGTACATTCGAGTTTACCGGAGCAACCAGTACTGCACCTATGCAAGCTTACGTATTGCTGAATCAGGCTGGTAATGGTATGGCCAGAGTGCGCGATTATCAATCTATTTATCTAGAGAATGGTACCATCAACATCACCAGCAAAGATTCTTTAAAAAATGCGGAAGTAACCGGTACGCCTACCAACATGGACAATGAAGCTTTTTCTAAAGCTAATAAGCCTGTTCAGGATATTTACACAGCTATGGAGGCTAAACAAAAAGCCGCTACTCCAGAGCAAAGGAATTCAGCTGCTTTTAAAGCTGAAATGGAAGCTATGGATGCTTCTGCCGATGAACAATCTAACAAGATAGGATTAGCCTTTATTAAAGCACATCCAAAATCTATCATCAGCTTAAACCAATTAAGAAACTTGGCTTACGGTGAAGACTATAACGCTATAGCTCCTTTGTACAATTCACTTTCACCTGATTTAAAAAATTCTGAAAGCGGTAAAAAGTTTGGCGAACAACTAGCTGGCATGAAAAATGTAGCTTTAGGTGCTACTGCTACCGATTTTGCTTTGGCTGATACCAGTGGTAAAATGGTGAAATTGTCTTCTTTCCGTGGTAAATACCTGCTGGTTGACTTGTGGGCTTCATGGTGTGGCCCTTGCCGTGCAGAAAACCCGCATGTGGTAGAAGCTTACAATAAATATAAAACCAAAAACTTTACTATTTTGGGCGTATCGTTAGATCGTCCTAATGCTAAAGACAAATGGTTGGCCGCTATCCACAAAGATGGTTTAGCCTGGACTCAGGTATCTGATCTGAAATTCTGGGATAGTGAAGTAGCTCACTTATATGGCGTACAAGCTATTCCACAAAACTTTTTGCTTGATCCTAATGGTAAAGTAATTGCCAAAAACCTGCGTGGTGCCAAATTAGATGCTAAGCTAGCCGAAATATTTAGCAAAGGCGAAACTGCAAAAGCTGAAGAATAA
- a CDS encoding DNA/RNA non-specific endonuclease, which translates to MKLHQYFIYSFFALLLILNGCSCNRQSSSNQNNSSAYNSALAVSEDFEAGSKSSYAPQQINFKSGLWYLKDALIGNSAADAKNGNQSIRLRNNGELQMNFDVNGAGKVTIAHAAYGNSNSTWQLFMSIDGGRTFTQTGVNILSQPHDLQTITFVINHQGPIRFAIRKISGGKSRINIDDFKIYSFNGGSEAQTATASEQSASDTAQTGDNLLLGNPSNAVADTHNPDNYLITLPYYTESYNRSKSEPNWVSWYVSTASLGSVSRINNFRPNISLPKGWYEVQQFSYSSSGFERGHNCPSADRTSTTDANSATFLMTNMIPQAPNNNEKTWGNLENYERELVRQNNKIYIIMGSYGTGGTGSKGYRTTIDSGRVNVPSRIWKVIVVLPVGNNDLQRINNDTRVIAVDTPNDNSIVPDWTQYLCTVRDIEKATGYNLLSKLPKTVQDAIETHKDTQSNSSNRYNARL; encoded by the coding sequence ATGAAGCTGCATCAATATTTTATTTATAGCTTTTTTGCTTTATTGCTTATTCTTAATGGCTGTTCGTGTAATCGGCAATCCTCAAGTAACCAAAACAATTCGTCCGCTTATAATTCAGCTCTCGCAGTATCGGAAGATTTTGAGGCTGGCAGCAAGAGCAGCTATGCTCCACAGCAAATCAATTTTAAAAGCGGCCTATGGTATTTAAAAGATGCTTTAATCGGTAACTCAGCTGCCGATGCTAAAAATGGCAACCAATCTATTCGCCTCCGAAATAACGGCGAGCTGCAGATGAATTTTGATGTTAACGGTGCAGGTAAAGTAACGATAGCTCATGCGGCTTATGGCAATAGCAACTCCACTTGGCAGCTTTTCATGTCGATTGATGGCGGTCGTACTTTTACACAGACCGGTGTTAACATCCTCAGCCAGCCACATGATTTACAAACCATAACTTTCGTTATTAACCATCAAGGCCCTATACGATTTGCTATTCGGAAGATATCCGGAGGCAAAAGCCGCATTAATATTGATGATTTCAAAATCTACAGTTTTAATGGTGGAAGTGAAGCACAAACCGCCACGGCTTCTGAACAAAGCGCTAGTGATACGGCACAAACCGGAGATAATTTATTACTGGGTAACCCAAGCAATGCTGTAGCTGATACGCACAATCCGGATAATTACCTGATTACGCTGCCTTACTATACCGAAAGCTACAACCGAAGCAAAAGCGAACCTAACTGGGTAAGCTGGTATGTAAGCACGGCATCATTAGGCAGTGTAAGCCGTATTAATAATTTTAGGCCCAATATCAGCCTGCCCAAAGGTTGGTACGAAGTACAACAATTTAGCTATTCGAGCAGCGGATTTGAACGTGGGCATAACTGTCCATCGGCTGATCGTACCAGCACAACGGATGCTAACTCAGCCACGTTTTTGATGACTAACATGATACCCCAGGCACCTAATAACAATGAGAAAACCTGGGGCAACCTAGAGAATTATGAACGGGAACTGGTACGTCAAAACAACAAGATTTATATAATCATGGGCAGCTACGGTACAGGCGGTACTGGAAGTAAGGGCTACCGTACAACTATTGATAGTGGCCGCGTTAATGTACCCAGCCGTATTTGGAAAGTGATAGTAGTATTGCCGGTAGGCAATAACGATTTACAACGTATTAACAACGACACCCGTGTAATTGCTGTAGATACGCCTAATGATAACAGTATTGTTCCAGACTGGACACAATACCTGTGCACTGTACGGGATATAGAGAAAGCAACTGGATACAATTTATTATCTAAGTTACCCAAAACGGTACAGGATGCTATAGAAACTCATAAAGATACTCAAAGTAACTCCAGCAATCGTTATAATGCACGGTTATAA
- a CDS encoding 3-oxoacyl-ACP synthase: MIAIELKKQLHQLCSNYIQQRMQAAQQGIDAAQQASNEDTKSSAGDKYETGRAMMQQETNRNLMQLNEANKLLVTLNQISTNGHSQQVEAGSVVMTNNGKFYLAISAGTLTLQGETYFAISPGSPIGLKMKGHRVGDGFSLNGKSYRIEQIL; this comes from the coding sequence ATGATAGCCATCGAATTGAAAAAACAACTGCACCAATTATGTTCCAACTACATACAGCAACGCATGCAAGCTGCCCAGCAAGGTATTGACGCTGCCCAGCAAGCCTCTAATGAAGATACTAAAAGCAGTGCAGGTGATAAGTATGAAACTGGCCGAGCCATGATGCAGCAGGAAACTAACCGGAATTTGATGCAACTGAATGAGGCCAATAAGCTGTTGGTTACGCTTAATCAAATTAGTACTAATGGTCACTCGCAACAGGTGGAAGCAGGTAGCGTGGTTATGACCAACAATGGGAAATTTTATTTGGCTATTAGTGCCGGCACTCTAACATTACAAGGCGAAACTTATTTTGCCATATCACCGGGCTCGCCCATCGGCTTAAAAATGAAAGGCCACCGGGTAGGAGATGGGTTTAGCTTAAATGGAAAAAGTTATAGAATAGAACAAATTCTATAA